The following are encoded together in the Salvia hispanica cultivar TCC Black 2014 chromosome 6, UniMelb_Shisp_WGS_1.0, whole genome shotgun sequence genome:
- the LOC125194332 gene encoding inactive poly [ADP-ribose] polymerase RCD1 isoform X1, producing the protein MSTKFEKVLDSGRSVVVDLKRKRSEQCTIPSKGATHVPFTLQYPPPISSIKKINKRRKLNGSINKYSSFTFPSGKRLLKYYSNFKKSGSLQRLMYHDNDEWNDFSVDIIAHVNKDLLADKPAIEVEFNGTKILLDFLHMMQLDLTTGMHQPIAWIDVSGNCFFPEIFSGYEETDGYDNEFAEGEGDKDMGNEPFGSTDINLHLEIAIHGLNNESSGESNVIVEQIHAHESAAPRICDDESNDNCSKASYGDVDVKREDSQQIDGNMIQVVGPVPRSLGSDTVKELFIKSISSAAAEVVEIHHCTSILMKSRLELFEKQVEITKKYRGAANVLYAWLPCSKESVSTILKYGIGHYTPLKLKPFNSTGIHLIPANGTQISIDCLDVDENDVRHMVFCRVIMGNMELVSCGSSQFHPSSEEFDSGVDTLPNPSRYVVWNMNMTSHIYPECAISFKITSDVEEPTFGKESMVDHPVLNTCYKGPHDQIAGKPFQARTPKSPWMPFPMLLAAISSKVPSQHMDLVKNNYALFRQKKINRDTFVKKLRTIVGDDLLKSAITSLQCKVATNSNGETVCS; encoded by the exons ATGAGCACAAAGTTCGAAAAGGTATTGGATAGTGGCAGaagtgttgttgttgatctgaAGAGAAAGAGGTCAGAACAGTGCACCATCCCTTCAAAGGGAGCTACTCATGTGCCGTTCACTCTGCAATACCCACCACCTATATCATCAATCAAGAAGATCAACAAGCGGAGGAAACTAAATGGATCCATAAACAAGTATAGCAGTTTTACCTTTCCATCTGGGAAGCGCCTGCTTAAATATTATTCCAACTTTAAGAAGAGTGGGAGTTTGCAACGCTTGATGTATCATGACAACGATGAGTGGAATGATTTTTCCGTGGACATCATTGCACATGTCAACAAGGATCTTCTTGCCGACAAGCCTGCAATTGAAGTGGAGTTTAATGGAACCAAGATTCTGCTAGATTTCTTGCATATGATGCAGTTGGACCTGACTACTGGCATGCACCAGCCTATTGCTTGGATTGATGTCTCTGGGAACTGTTTTTTCCCTGAAATATTTAGTGGTTATGAGGAAACAGATGGTTATGACAATGAATTTGCTGAAGGTGAAGGAGATAAAGATATGGGAAATGAGCCTTTTGGTTCCACTGATATAAACTTGCATTTGGAGATTGCTATACATGGATTAAATAATGAATCCAGTGGTGAATCCAATGTGATTGTCGAGCAGATACATGCTCATGAGAGTGCTGCTCCTAGAATTTGTGATGATGAAAGTAATGATAATTGCTCCAAGGCATCATATGGGGATGTCGATGTGAAACGTGAGGATAGTCAGCAAATTGATGGAAACATGATTCAAGTGGTTGGTCCTGTACCTAGGTCCTTGGGAAGCGACACTGTCAAGGAGCTGTTCATAAAAAGTATTAGCTCGGCTGCTGCAGAGGTTGTTGAGATACACCATTGTACGAGCATTTTGATGAAAAGTCGGTTGGAACTATTTGAAAAACAGGTGGAAATAACAAAAAAGTACCGCGGCGCTGCAAATGTCCTGTATGCATGGCTTCCTTGTTCGAAGGAATCTGTTTCAACTATACTAAAGTATGGGATAGGGCATTACACGCCCTTGAAATTGAAGCCGTTCAATAGTACGGGGATACATCTGATCCCTGCAAATGGTACTCAAATCAG TATCGATTGTTTAGATGTTGACGAAAATGATGTACGGCATATGGTATTCTGCCGTGTTATAATGGGGAATATGGAGCTTGTTAGCTGTGGATCAAGTCAGTTCCATCCCAGTAGTGAGGAATTTGATAGCGGTGTTGACACACTTCCCAATCCAAGTCGTTATGTTGTATGGAACATGAATATGACTTCTCACATCTACCCAGAATGTGCAATTAGTTTCAAGATAACTTCTGATGTTGAAG AACCTACTTTTGGGAAAGAGAGCATGGTTGATCATCCTGTCCTCAATACTTGTTATAAAGGACCTCACGACCAG ATTGCAGGAAAACCATTTCAAGCTAGGACCCCTAAGAGCCCTTGGATGCCATTTCCGATGCTGCTTGCTGCCATTTCAAGCAAAGTCCCTTCTCAGCACATGGACCTTGTGAAGAACAACTATGCGCTGTTCAGA CAAAAAAAGATAAACCGGGATACATTTGTGAAGAAATTGAGGACCATTGTTGGTGATGATTTACTGAAGTCAGCAATAACAAGTCTTCAGTGCAAG GTGGCGACAAACTCCAATGGTGAAACGGTGTGCAGCTAA
- the LOC125194332 gene encoding inactive poly [ADP-ribose] polymerase RCD1 isoform X2: protein MSTKFEKVLDSGRSVVVDLKRKRSEQCTIPSKGATHVPFTLQYPPPISSIKKINKRRKLNGSINKYSSFTFPSGKRLLKYYSNFKKSGSLQRLMYHDNDEWNDFSVDIIAHVNKDLLADKPAIEVEFNGTKILLDFLHMMQLDLTTGMHQPIAWIDVSGNCFFPEIFSGYEETDGYDNEFAEGEGDKDMGNEPFGSTDINLHLEIAIHGLNNESSGESNVIVEQIHAHESAAPRICDDESNDNCSKASYGDVDVKREDSQQIDGNMIQVVGPVPRSLGSDTVKELFIKSISSAAAEVVEIHHCTSILMKSRLELFEKQVEITKKYRGAANVLYAWLPCSKESVSTILKYGIGHYTPLKLKPFNSTGIHLIPANGTQISIDCLDVDENDVRHMVFCRVIMGNMELVSCGSSQFHPSSEEFDSGVDTLPNPSRYVVWNMNMTSHIYPECAISFKITSDVEEPTFGKESMVDHPVLNTCYKGPHDQHSASPT, encoded by the exons ATGAGCACAAAGTTCGAAAAGGTATTGGATAGTGGCAGaagtgttgttgttgatctgaAGAGAAAGAGGTCAGAACAGTGCACCATCCCTTCAAAGGGAGCTACTCATGTGCCGTTCACTCTGCAATACCCACCACCTATATCATCAATCAAGAAGATCAACAAGCGGAGGAAACTAAATGGATCCATAAACAAGTATAGCAGTTTTACCTTTCCATCTGGGAAGCGCCTGCTTAAATATTATTCCAACTTTAAGAAGAGTGGGAGTTTGCAACGCTTGATGTATCATGACAACGATGAGTGGAATGATTTTTCCGTGGACATCATTGCACATGTCAACAAGGATCTTCTTGCCGACAAGCCTGCAATTGAAGTGGAGTTTAATGGAACCAAGATTCTGCTAGATTTCTTGCATATGATGCAGTTGGACCTGACTACTGGCATGCACCAGCCTATTGCTTGGATTGATGTCTCTGGGAACTGTTTTTTCCCTGAAATATTTAGTGGTTATGAGGAAACAGATGGTTATGACAATGAATTTGCTGAAGGTGAAGGAGATAAAGATATGGGAAATGAGCCTTTTGGTTCCACTGATATAAACTTGCATTTGGAGATTGCTATACATGGATTAAATAATGAATCCAGTGGTGAATCCAATGTGATTGTCGAGCAGATACATGCTCATGAGAGTGCTGCTCCTAGAATTTGTGATGATGAAAGTAATGATAATTGCTCCAAGGCATCATATGGGGATGTCGATGTGAAACGTGAGGATAGTCAGCAAATTGATGGAAACATGATTCAAGTGGTTGGTCCTGTACCTAGGTCCTTGGGAAGCGACACTGTCAAGGAGCTGTTCATAAAAAGTATTAGCTCGGCTGCTGCAGAGGTTGTTGAGATACACCATTGTACGAGCATTTTGATGAAAAGTCGGTTGGAACTATTTGAAAAACAGGTGGAAATAACAAAAAAGTACCGCGGCGCTGCAAATGTCCTGTATGCATGGCTTCCTTGTTCGAAGGAATCTGTTTCAACTATACTAAAGTATGGGATAGGGCATTACACGCCCTTGAAATTGAAGCCGTTCAATAGTACGGGGATACATCTGATCCCTGCAAATGGTACTCAAATCAG TATCGATTGTTTAGATGTTGACGAAAATGATGTACGGCATATGGTATTCTGCCGTGTTATAATGGGGAATATGGAGCTTGTTAGCTGTGGATCAAGTCAGTTCCATCCCAGTAGTGAGGAATTTGATAGCGGTGTTGACACACTTCCCAATCCAAGTCGTTATGTTGTATGGAACATGAATATGACTTCTCACATCTACCCAGAATGTGCAATTAGTTTCAAGATAACTTCTGATGTTGAAG AACCTACTTTTGGGAAAGAGAGCATGGTTGATCATCCTGTCCTCAATACTTGTTATAAAGGACCTCACGACCAG CATTCCGCCAGTCCGACGTAG
- the LOC125196419 gene encoding syntaxin-22-like isoform X1 — MSFQDVEAGKAAAGPRRGLGRQDSTQAVASGIFQINTAVSTFQRLVNALGTPKDTPELREKLHKTRMHIGQLVKDTSAKLKQASETDHRADVSQSKKITDAKLAKDFQAVLKEFQKAQRLSAERETSYTPFVSQAALPSSYTASEIDGSADNTPEQRAFLVESRRQEVVLLDNEIAFNEAIIEERDQGIQEIQNQIGEVNEIFKDLAVLVHEQGTMIDDIGSNIEGSHAATAHAKSQLIKAAKTQRSNSSLTCLLLVIFGIVLLIVIIVLAV; from the exons ATGAGTTTTCAGGATGTCGAAGCGGGTAAGGCAGCCGCCGGGCCTCGGAGGGGGCTTGGGCGGCAGGATTCCACGCAGGCGGTGGCGTCCGGGATTTTTCAGATCAACACGGCGGTGTCCACCTTCCAGCGCCTCGTTAACGCCCTCGGCACCCCCAAGGACACGCCGGAGCTCCGTGAAAAACt GCATAAAACTCGGATGCACATTGGACAGCTGGTAAAAGATACTTCAGCTAAACTTAAGCAAGCTAGTGAAACAGATCATCGTGCTGATGTCAGT CAAAGTAAGAAAATCACAGATGCTAAACTTGCGAAAGATTTTCAAGCCGTTCTAAAGGAGTTTCAGAAGGCTCAGCGGCTTTCAGCTGAGAGGGAGACATCATACACTCCTTTTGTTTCCCAAGCAGCGCTTCCTTCCAG CTATACCGCAAGCGAGATAGATGGAAGTGCAGACAACACCCCAGAACAACGAGCTTTTCTTGTGGAATCTAGAAG ACAAGAGGTTGTGCTATTGGATAATGAGATTGCTTTTAATGAGGCCATTATAGAGGAGCGAGATCAGGGTATACAAGAAATACAGAATCAAATTGGTGAAGTAAATGAGATTTTCAAGGACCTTGCTGTACTTGTTCACGAGCAAGGGACAATGATTG ATGATATTGGCTCCAACATTGAGGGTTCACATGCTGCAACTGCTCATGCAAAATCACAGCTTATCAAAGCAGCTAAGACCCAACGGTCGAATTCATCACTG ACTTGCTTGTTGCTCGTGATTTTTGGAATCGTGCTTCTCATAGTAATTATAGTACTTGCTGTCTGA